Genomic DNA from Paenibacillus sp. KS-LC4:
AATTCGTATCGCGCAGGAATAAGTAAATGCCTGAATGTATAATCGCATTTACGAGCACGACAGCCAGAGTAACGGCAACGTTTCGCGACTTGCTCGTTTTTGGCGTGGAAGCTAGCATGGCCCAGCCCCTCCTTCAATTAAGATTTAATTATTAAAGCCAGACTGAATTTCTTTAAGCGCGCCGTCCAAATCAACGGTTCCGCTAATATAGTCCGTCGTTCCTTTCCAGAACGTGCCTGCTCCTACCGAACCAGGCATGAGATCAGATCCATCAAAGCGCAGCGTCGAGGCGTTTTTCACGAGCTCGCCCATTCTGCGCTCGACATCTGTCGGATACCAATCCAGGCTTGCATCATTCATTGGCGCGATTATGCCACCCGACTGCACCCAGGTCTTAATAGATTCGCCTGTCGTGAAAAACTCCATAACGGCGCGCACTTCCGGACGGTCGTTATGCATCGCATACAAATCACCTGCAACAAGCACGGGGTCACCATAAGCCTCATCAATCGACGGCAAGTAGAACCAGTCATAATCTTCACCCGATTTCAACCCTTCAGGGAAAAAGCTTGTAATAAAGCTGGCTTGGCGATGCAGCCATGCTTTAGGCGGATGATCAAACATCGGTGTAACCGAATCCCCGAATGCAGTCGTTACGATCGACTTGCGCCCACCGTAAACATAGTCGTCGTTCAGCCAAATTTGCGACAGCTTCTCGAATGCATTTTTAACAATAGGATCTGTAAATGGCAGCTCGCCTTTTACCCACTTATCATAGTTTTCCGGTGTTGTCGTGCGCAGCATGATGTCTTCAATCCAGTCGGTTGCGGGCCACCCGGTTGCCGCTCCGCTTTCGATGCCAATTGCCCATGCCGGATCGCCGTCAGCGGCAATTTGCTCCGTGAGCGCCAGCAGCTCATCCCAAGTGTTAGGTACGGTATAACCCGCATCATCAAATTCTTTCTTTGGATACCAGACGAGGCTTTTCACGCTGCTGCGATTCCATACGCCGGCCATTATAGGTCCACTCGGCCCTTCCATCGTCGCCATATCCAGCCAGCTTTGATTGTAGTTGCTCTTTAGCTTATCGGTATCCAAAAATTGCGACACATCGATAACCTTGCCCGATTTCACGAAATTAGCAAGCAGGCCTGGCTGTGGGAAGTCGGAAATATCCGGCGCATTGCCGCCGTCGATTCGAATGGAAATGGTCGCCTCGAATTCCTTTGAGCCTTCATATTGAATATCAATGCCCGTTTGCTCCTCAAACGCCTTAATGCTCTCCTCGAATTTCACTTGGTCCACATCAACGAATGGACCAAACATAGATACCTTCGTTCCTTTGTAGTTGCCGGCAAGCGCCTGCTCCAGCGGCGAACCGTCCGCGTTTCCTTCCGGCTCCTTCGTAGCCTCCGCACTAGCCTCCGGTGTAGCTGTTGCTGCCGCTCCCTCGCTTGGAGTGCTATTGCTGCCGCCGCTTCCGCTGCTGCAAGCAGCTACGAGCAGCGCCATAATTAGAACCATGCTCAGCATGAGCGTGTGACCAAACTTAAATGGCTTTTTCAAAAGACCCATCCCCTTATCGTTCATAGTCAAGTGAATCGAAAGTCATTCTCGTTGATGAACGTTCGCCGCATGATGTACGTTTACAGGTTGTAAGTCGTTCATAGAAGCTATGTTCATAGCGTAATGTTGCATCACCCCCTTCAAGCTTGAAGCGAAATGAAATTGCAAATAATACCCTTGCTCCGCTTAAAATGAATGCGCTTACATCAAACGTATTCAGCAAATGCATCGCAGGTGACAACTACAGCGAACAAACATCAGCCTAAGCTTCCTTATGCACAATGCTTTGGAGTCGAGCATGAGGCGCAGGCAGCGTCGATTCTCTGATAATTAACTCGTGAGGAAGCCATTCTCTTAGCACGGCAGCTTCTCTTCCTTCGAGCTGCTCATGCATTTTTTCTACAGCTCTCCAGCCAATCGCATACATGGGCTGGGCAATCGTCGTCAGCTTCGGTATCGTCATCCAAGACATGCGCTGGTTGTCAAAGCCTACAACGGAAACTTGATCGGGAACACGGATTCCACGATCATTCAGGCAGGAAATAACGCCCATTGCAAATTCATCGGAGCAAGCAAATACAGCAGTTAGGTGTGGGTGTCGGTCGAATAAGCGAGAGGTGGCTGCATATGCTTCTTCAAACCAGTGTGTTGCAAACTCTACGTAGTCTGCACAATGATGGAGGTTGTTTTGTTCGAGAGCCCGGACGAAGCCGTCATGGCGGGTCTGACCTGAGATGGGGTCGGGCAGCGTGAAGCAGATGAGGCCAATATGCTGATGCCCTTGTTCGATTAAATAATTGACCGCTTCAAAAGCAGCGGCCTCCTCGTCAATCTTAACGGATGGAAGTTCGTATTCGAAAGACACGGTTGACACAAGCACGACCGGATAGCCGCAAGCTTGCATCGTTTCGTAATATTGGCTTTGGACATAATCGCTGACGAACAATAAGCCGTCGACCTGCTGCTTGTTCAACGTATCCAGATAAGTAATCGTTCGCTCTGGCAACCGGTCCGTATTGCAAATCATCAAATTGTAGCCAAGCTGCTTAGCCGCATCCTCCATGCCGCGAATAATTTCGCCAAAATAAGCGTTGCGGATGTCGGGAATGAGAACACCAAGCATTTGCGACCTTTTGAATATAAGACCTCGGGCCAGCGCATTCGGATGAAAATTCAAGCTTTCAATCGCTTCTAGCACACGCTGTCGCTTATCCCTCGTGACCGATTCCGGCGCATTCATGACACGGGAAACGGTGCTGATGGATACGTTAGCCATTCTAGCAACGTCACGGATCGTAGGCTTCATCGCCAAACCATCCTTTATTTTCTTTTTTTTGAAAACCTTTTCAACGTCATTATAATGGCTAAAATATCCTTTGGCAACCGTTTTATTTGGGGAGCTTCGAAAGCCAAGCGTCGATTGCAGCTGCCACCTTGTCCGCTTGCTCGGAAGCCGATATCGTCGCATCGTTGTCGCCGGACTGCTTGCCGTATGTACCGAAGCCGCCATGATTGCCGCCCTCGATCGACACATATTCGGTCCGCTCCGCAGGCAAATTTTTCTTGGACTGCTCCCAGGTTTCCTTGTTCAGCACAGCATCCAGCGTCCCCGTAATTTGCAGTACTGCCAGCTTGCTGCCGCTCAAATCAGCGCCGTCATCGGCATATGCGCCCATGAAAAAGATGCCGGCCAGCTTATTCGGATTCTCTGCCGCATATCTCGCAGCAAATGCACCGCCAAGCGAATGCCCGCCGATCACATAGCTTTCTTCTGGATGCTCCGCTATGTATTCATCTGCGCGGTTCTGCGCAGTAAGCGCCAAGTTCAATGGCATTGACGCCACATAAACGCGATGTCCAGCCTCTGCCAGGCGCCGTGCAAGCGGTGCGTAGCTCTCTGGCTTCACCAGCCCTCCTGGATAAAAAATAATATTAGGCAAAAGCAACTCCTTGCCCGCTTCCGGCTCAAAACGGTAACCATGCTTAAGCTCACTTACCTGAACAGAGCCGTCGCTTTTCAGCGCGGTGAGCGCTTCTTCCAGCGGACTATACGTCTTCGCCTGTATAAATAGGAATAGCGCCAGGATCAGAACTATGACGACAATGGCTGCCCATAACAGCACTCGCTTCCAAGGAAAACGGCGTCCACGCGAATGACGGGATATCGAGATTGCATTTGAACCATAATCCATTACCATTTCAAATCTCCTTTCCATTCAAGCCTAATCGGATGGCAGCATCCTTTGCCGCCATCCGATTAGGCTTGTTCGTTTCACTCAAGCACGCTTAAAGCGTTTGAAAGCCCACTTGCTTTTGTCCTTTATCTGCCATCCATACTCCGCGGCGATCCTTGTCAAAGTCTGTTTTCAGCTCTTCAATGACCCGCTTCAAATCTACACTCTGCTCGTAGTGCTTCTGAAGCGCCGCGGATACATACAGCTCATTTAGCTGGGCAAACGAGAAGCCATCCGTTATTAACGCTGCTTCCTCCATAAGTCCATCCGCATCCTCTGCGAGTCTTCCGAACCCTTTGCGCTGCAAATAGGCAAGCCGCAGCTCTTTATCAGGCAGCTTCATTTCATAAGCCCGGTCGAAGCGGCCTGCGCGGTTCATGAGCGCCGGATCAATTTTTTCTGGATAATTCGTCGTGCCGATTAGAAACAGCCCTTCACGGGATGTTGCTCCGTCGAGCGTATTCAGAAAGAAGGAGCGTGCCGACTCCGGCATCGAATCAATATCCTCAATCACGAGAATCATCGGCGCCATTTTCATCGCGGCGGAAAACACCTGTTGAATCGAATCGCTCGTCGTATACTCCGTAATTTGCCAGTAGGCGACAGGAGCCTCTACGCTGCCTGCGATTGATTTTACAAGCGTCGTCTTGCCATTTCCCGGCTTGCCATACAGGAGAATACCTCTTTTATACGGCACGTTATAGGTTTGGAAAAACTCGCGATCTCGAGAGAAAAACTCATCAATGGAACGGTAAATTTGCTGCTTCAAGGATTCGCTCATCATCACCTCGTCGCGTTCTACCATTCGCGTGATTTGCTCCTTGCTGCGCTCAAACCCTTCCTTCGTATCGGTAAAAATCGTCACGCGACGCTCGCTAAGCTGCCTCGCCTGCATCGCTTCGAGAAAAGCACGCATCGCCTCATCATTTTTCGCAAAAATAATATCTTCCGTGTTCAGGCCATACTGGCGCAAAAAAGGAATACGGGCAAACGCTACCTCATATTCGGGATAAGAAATAACATTATTGCGAAGCGAAGGATTGATCCGGTAATTGGCTTCAGACTTCGAATCCTCGAAACGAAAGGAGCGATCCTCCACCAAGTCGTAGATAGCAGCCTCCCGCTTTACACCTTCGTATCCACTCGCGAGATCGTCCGAAACCCAGTCCCACACATCGTCCCCGTCATCCTGCATGTACAGCTGCATAGGTGAGCCGAAGGCTTCCTCGAGCATGCTCTTAATCGTCTGGACGGCCGTTGCATAATTGAAATAATCATCAGTGGATTGGCCTGCTTCTGCTTTGAAAATATAAGGTTTATACGTTTTGGTAATCATAAATGGGGCATTATCTCCTTTAAAATAGGAATATAGAGAAAGTAGGGCGAGCTCCTATACTTCCTAATCATATAAACCAAAAAAGACCGCAAGCCATCAGCCTACGGTCCTCCTGCATATGAAGAGGAGCTGCCTGCGGCAGCGGCCTATCATAAATAAGCCACCTATTCTCTTCATGCTTATGCTTAAAACGGCCCGTAGAGGCCCATGGACATTATACGGCTATGAAACAAACGCTTCATGACTAAGGCCTCCCTTCTCCGCAGCTTCAAGTTTAATAGAATAGTTGTCAAATGCTAGTTTGAAAGCCGTTCGCCAGCAAGCTCTCCATGACGGTTTACAAAATCAAAATGCTTGTAGGCGATTGTAATACGTTCGCCGCTGAAGGTGCAAATAACCTCGTCATGATAAGGTGTAAAGACGCGGCAAATATCGAAAACCAGCGTATCGCTGCTTAGCCAGGTCGCGCGGGCTGCTACGGCTTCATTAGCCAGCTCATTGCCATAATACCATTGTTGATGACCGGAGTCCAGACGATGACTCCCCGCCGCATCGCTCCACAATAAAGTTGTCACTTCTCTGCCAAATATCAGGCAAAGCTCCGTGACCCCATCCTCATTTTGCTCCACCTTATAATGAATTGTTCCCTCGGCAAACAGCGGGCGCGGGTGCCCAGTGCGCTCTAGCAGGACTAGGCTGCCCAGCTTCTCCCGCAAGCACGCAAGCTCAGCTTCATTCTCAGGCAGCGAGCTTGGCAGCATGGCTGGCAGCAGATGCTCCCAGATTAAGTCCAGCACTAGCTGCATGTCCTGTACGCCGCTGTTGATCGCAATGACGGCATCCTGCCCGGGCAGAACGACACAAAATTGCCCGAAAGCTCCATCGCCTCTATAGGCGCCATGTCTGCATCTCCAAAATTGATAGCCATAGCCCTGTTGCCAATCAGTGCCGGAGCCTGTTACGACCTCGCCATGATTGATGTTGTCTATTTGCTTGGCAGTCGCCTGCTCTATCCATTCGGCGGAAATGATGCGTTTGCCATTAAACATGCCTTTATCCAGCAGCATTTGGCCAAAACGCGCCCAATCCTCGGTTTTCAGCCTGGCTCCCCAGCCCCCGGTAGCTTCTCCGTTAGGCGCTGAATCCCACACCGGACGCTCAATACCAAGCGGCTCGAACAGCCGCGGCATCAAATAATCAGGAAGAGCAAGGCCGCTTACCCGCTGTACAAGAGCTGACAGCATATGGCTCGCCCCACTGTTGTAGAGGAAAAACGAGCCTGGCTCACGCTCAATCGGCTGCTCGAAAAATCCTTTTATCCAATTGCGGTCAGAACGATCGCCTACCTTGGGGGTGACATGATCAGACAACCAGGATTGAAACATA
This window encodes:
- a CDS encoding serine hydrolase, producing MQNTYELPRATPESQGISSTAIRSFLAGIADNHLDLHGLMMIRHGHVVAEGWWTPYQADRQHIAYSLTKSLSSMAIGFAVEEGLLSVEDAVLDYFPEEATEAIKANMGGLKIRHLLTMSTGHTKDTARFDMFQSWLSDHVTPKVGDRSDRNWIKGFFEQPIEREPGSFFLYNSGASHMLSALVQRVSGLALPDYLMPRLFEPLGIERPVWDSAPNGEATGGWGARLKTEDWARFGQMLLDKGMFNGKRIISAEWIEQATAKQIDNINHGEVVTGSGTDWQQGYGYQFWRCRHGAYRGDGAFGQFCVVLPGQDAVIAINSGVQDMQLVLDLIWEHLLPAMLPSSLPENEAELACLREKLGSLVLLERTGHPRPLFAEGTIHYKVEQNEDGVTELCLIFGREVTTLLWSDAAGSHRLDSGHQQWYYGNELANEAVAARATWLSSDTLVFDICRVFTPYHDEVICTFSGERITIAYKHFDFVNRHGELAGERLSN
- a CDS encoding ATP-binding protein; protein product: MITKTYKPYIFKAEAGQSTDDYFNYATAVQTIKSMLEEAFGSPMQLYMQDDGDDVWDWVSDDLASGYEGVKREAAIYDLVEDRSFRFEDSKSEANYRINPSLRNNVISYPEYEVAFARIPFLRQYGLNTEDIIFAKNDEAMRAFLEAMQARQLSERRVTIFTDTKEGFERSKEQITRMVERDEVMMSESLKQQIYRSIDEFFSRDREFFQTYNVPYKRGILLYGKPGNGKTTLVKSIAGSVEAPVAYWQITEYTTSDSIQQVFSAAMKMAPMILVIEDIDSMPESARSFFLNTLDGATSREGLFLIGTTNYPEKIDPALMNRAGRFDRAYEMKLPDKELRLAYLQRKGFGRLAEDADGLMEEAALITDGFSFAQLNELYVSAALQKHYEQSVDLKRVIEELKTDFDKDRRGVWMADKGQKQVGFQTL
- a CDS encoding alpha/beta fold hydrolase, with protein sequence MVMDYGSNAISISRHSRGRRFPWKRVLLWAAIVVIVLILALFLFIQAKTYSPLEEALTALKSDGSVQVSELKHGYRFEPEAGKELLLPNIIFYPGGLVKPESYAPLARRLAEAGHRVYVASMPLNLALTAQNRADEYIAEHPEESYVIGGHSLGGAFAARYAAENPNKLAGIFFMGAYADDGADLSGSKLAVLQITGTLDAVLNKETWEQSKKNLPAERTEYVSIEGGNHGGFGTYGKQSGDNDATISASEQADKVAAAIDAWLSKLPK
- a CDS encoding LacI family DNA-binding transcriptional regulator; the encoded protein is MKPTIRDVARMANVSISTVSRVMNAPESVTRDKRQRVLEAIESLNFHPNALARGLIFKRSQMLGVLIPDIRNAYFGEIIRGMEDAAKQLGYNLMICNTDRLPERTITYLDTLNKQQVDGLLFVSDYVQSQYYETMQACGYPVVLVSTVSFEYELPSVKIDEEAAAFEAVNYLIEQGHQHIGLICFTLPDPISGQTRHDGFVRALEQNNLHHCADYVEFATHWFEEAYAATSRLFDRHPHLTAVFACSDEFAMGVISCLNDRGIRVPDQVSVVGFDNQRMSWMTIPKLTTIAQPMYAIGWRAVEKMHEQLEGREAAVLREWLPHELIIRESTLPAPHARLQSIVHKEA
- a CDS encoding ABC transporter substrate-binding protein, which codes for MKKPFKFGHTLMLSMVLIMALLVAACSSGSGGSNSTPSEGAAATATPEASAEATKEPEGNADGSPLEQALAGNYKGTKVSMFGPFVDVDQVKFEESIKAFEEQTGIDIQYEGSKEFEATISIRIDGGNAPDISDFPQPGLLANFVKSGKVIDVSQFLDTDKLKSNYNQSWLDMATMEGPSGPIMAGVWNRSSVKSLVWYPKKEFDDAGYTVPNTWDELLALTEQIAADGDPAWAIGIESGAATGWPATDWIEDIMLRTTTPENYDKWVKGELPFTDPIVKNAFEKLSQIWLNDDYVYGGRKSIVTTAFGDSVTPMFDHPPKAWLHRQASFITSFFPEGLKSGEDYDWFYLPSIDEAYGDPVLVAGDLYAMHNDRPEVRAVMEFFTTGESIKTWVQSGGIIAPMNDASLDWYPTDVERRMGELVKNASTLRFDGSDLMPGSVGAGTFWKGTTDYISGTVDLDGALKEIQSGFNN